Genomic window (Peromyscus leucopus breed LL Stock chromosome 15, UCI_PerLeu_2.1, whole genome shotgun sequence):
TAGCTCCAGTCCTGTGTCTATGGCGAAGGGGCCAGATTCCTCTTCTAGGCCCACCTCTTAGCTCCTAGAATGAACTGAGCCCTGCTTGGTCCTTAGCTCTCATAGTAGGGGCAGAGGAGAACAACCCAGGAAGAAACAATGTATGTCTTTGGATGTTTGCAAAGATGTTTGCAAAGCCTGGGTGTGAACTCAGGTCTTGGGCTTTGGCTCTCAGAACCCCAAAACATGTATTGTGTTTTTAATGTCTCCTCTTGTCTATCTCCAATCTCAACTGCCAGGAGCTGTGTCTTAGGTGTCTGAGAGTGGAGATAAAGTCTCAGCTACTGGGGCCAAATCACTGGCTTAGAACTGCTGCACAAATAGACACCAACTGATTTCCCAGTATCAGTGAGAGAAGAGAGCAAACCACCAGTGTGGCAAATGCACCACTTCAGTTAGAGACATAGATGTTCTGGGCGTATTATTCATAGATCCTGGTTTAGGGACAGTAGTCTTCTGGCCCTGCTGAAATGCCAGGGGGAGTTCTATCAGCCCAGTTGTGTGTTGCTGTGTTTGCTTTCCAAACAATGAGATGAAGAGGTGAATGCCTTCCTCTGCTTGGGAGCCTCAGCTGGCAACCAGGGGCCCAGGTCCAAAGAGACGAGGGAGCCGTAACGAAAGCCCTGGCCTTCCCATGAAGAGAGAGGGGAGTAGCTAATAACCCATGATGACTCACAAATAACAGGAAGGCTATGAGCGAATCTTCACGTGTAAtgcctcaaagccacccccacgCTCGCTCGCTCGGAGACAGACGAACCAGAGAGCTGACTCGCAGCGCCTCTGTAGATTTACCTAGTCCTCAGTCTGTCTAGTCTGTGTGTGCCTGGATGCATGTGGTCTGGCTGGGCTGTAGAAGATGGCATTTGTTGGGTGGCCCCAAGGGAAAGATCTCATCTGTTACTCACACAGCGCTGCAGCCGCCTCCTGAGGGTCTTCAGCTTCTCTCCCAGGAAATTCAAATGCTCCTTGATTTCTGGGCCATGGTTCTCTGCCTGGGGCATCACTTCTACCAGGTAAAACTGGATCATTTCTGATAAGGCTTGGCAACCCAGGTAACCCTAGGGGCAGGAATCAAAGGTTGGGGCTTACCAGAATGATGGCCCAAACTTGGTGGACAGTTTTGTCCCCAGGGACCCTCTCTTTCTCCAGTTACATTCTCTCCCTTCACCACAGAATGAGCGCCTCATAACCCTTGACTGCTGGCAATATGCTGAGTTAAGATCTTCCCACTTCTCCTTTTGAAAGTCACGACATCAGACTCCGCTCCTGCTGGCTGTCACAACAGCTCCCCCCTTCCCCAACCTCTGGCttgctccccagcacccactcaaTTGTACCTTAAAGTCCTTCATTAAGGAATCGGTTAGCAGTATGCTGTCCAGCTGGTCCTTCTTTTGctgcaaagaagaagaagaagaacaacaacaaatcgTGAATAcaagggctgggggtggtggtggtacctgACATGCATGTCTTCTGAACACCTCTCCATTTGTGGAGTTTTGAATTAGTAATCAATGTAGCCCTGGCAAATATTGAGAGTTTTAAAACCAGGATTTGATAGTGCTAGAGCCTGGAGTTAAATCAAAGTCCTTCCTCTTAGAATTGCATTATCTAAAAGCTTCTGACTGACTTGCACAGCCCGGGAGAAGTTTGACCAGGCCTGGTCTTCTTTCAGATGAGCCACATCAGGTTTCAAAAGCACCTGTGTCAACCCTTTCTGGAGTCCCTTATGGAGAGTGTCTCAGTTGCGTGGCTGTCTGCCTTCTCTGGAAGGGAAATCCTCTTGTAACGCAAGCTCTCCATGCCAGGTGCTGCCTCAGATCTGGAGACTAAGCAGAGGCAGTATGTGCCCCCTACATCAGACTTCTGTCCCAGCCAACAAAATATAGAGCTTTGTTGGAAGAAAGTTAACAGAAAGTTCTTGAGCATGGGAGAGACAACGCATTCACCTTCTGGGTAGCTTTCCCTGTGTGCCTGGGTTTAGTTTAACCCCTCACCCATGGCTTAGCCCAGGACTCTCTGGATTTAATTTTAAGGGGAATagatgctggggatggaggaggagcaggaggtgggagcaggagaggaggaggaggaggaggaggagaagggttaTTTCCACAGTTCCATGGACTTCAGGCCATCCCAGGAAGAAAGACAGGCAGGCGGCATACTCACAAAGAAAGTCTTCACCTGGTCGAAGGCAGCCCGCAGCTCTCGAAGCGTGTAGGTCTGGCTGTCCGGGAAGTGGGTGCAATTAATTCCCTCCTGGGTGTTGTGGCCTCTGCTGGTCCCCACCTCAGCCAGTAAGAGCAGGCAGCAGAGCAGTGctgagccgggcatggtggaACTCTGTCTTCTGCGAGGCTGCCTTGTGGCTTTGGTGCTGGGAGAGCAAGCCCCTAACGTGCAGacctcctcctctgtgtccccctTTTATACCGAAGGCCCGGGGCCTCTCCTTTTGCAGACTTCCTGGCAAAGGTTATTcaagctcctcctcccccttttaaaCCATGAAGTAttttagcttaattttttttttcttttctttttttttgcattgtaaGCAAGAGCTGGTAAATGAACTTCTGCAATGTAGCTATATTTAGCACGGGCtacctctctttaaaaaaaaaaatttttttaaacttctcaaTACAAAAAGTTGTATTTCCTAGGGACATGACAGCTGTTCTATGTACAGAGGTCTACAACTGTGCGTTCCATTCACACACTCTTAGGTCACAATGACGTGGATAAATGGGTCATTCCAGAACATACTAGGATTGAGAAATAATTGGTTTCCCTACCTAACCTGGGTTGGATAACGGATATTTCTTTCTGACTAGGAATTCACCTTAGCACGCAGTTACCTGAGGAAACATGTGTGTGCTGATTATCCTTAAAACTCACTCTCTTCCAGTTCCTCCATCTCCTGGTCAAGACTATCCCTtgaagagatgtgtgtgtgtcgtgGGACAGATAGTCAGAGTAGAGTTCCGGGGCTTGCTCTGGCCCTTGCTTCATTGAGAGTTTCAGATCCCAGCACGGGAAGTTAGGAGAAGGAGCTTAGACTTCTGGGAGTCTTGCTCTACCTGTCAGGTAGACCTCACCATGGCCCTGTTTTACAGTGTCCCAGGCTTGGAGATGTGTAACCTGTCCAACTACCTGTCCTTGCTGAAGGACAGAGCTGGTGACATTAGTGCTTCCCCAGATCCCTGGGAAGTCTCGGGTACATGTCCTATTGGCTAAGGGGCTTTCTGCTTAGATAACAGTAGACCCAGGAGGAGGGCGCTTCCCAGGTTCTCCGATTTCTTTATCTTCTTACATCCTGTTGGTACAGGGCTCCAAGTCTGCCCACTGGAGAGGGTTGTTTACTACACCAGAGCTGGTGGGCTAGGCACTTGGGCCTAGATAGTCTTACCTGACGCCTAGTGACGAGTGGATCGGGAACAGGGGCTGTGGCCGCTCCTCCCAACACGCTGGCAAGTGTCATCGCAGAAATGTACAAACtgtagagagggaagaagaacCTTCTAAAAGTTGGAGTGGAGTTGGCTCAAGAGCTGCCGCTCCTATTTATTCCAGGCTGAGTTCTACCAACCACTCCTATTTATTCCAGGCTGAGTTCTACCAACCACTCCTATTTATTCCAGGCTGAGTTCTACCAACCACAGGGGCAGAGCAAGGGGCCAGGCGGGGCTCCATTCCTTccactttcctcttcccttttgaCTCGTGGGTGTTCTAggatgtctgtttctgtgtgcagAAGCCACCCTCTCTCTGAGCTGCACGTTTGAGGTGTAGACACAGCGTTGGGGGTCCGAATCCCAGAGGAGGCTTGAGGTCCTCCTTGACCCACACAGCATGGACCCTCACCACCCTTTCTCCCAGCTCTGTCCTGTCCTCAGTTCACTGGGACAGCCACTGCCCCCTTGCTGCCAATCCTGCACCCCCTTTGTCTTCCCGAGCaagttgtgtttttctttgtgtgtccGACCCCCAGCACGAAGTCTGGACTACAGAAGGTAGCAGCTGTCCTTGGGACTGGCATTGCACAGCTCCATGAGTCTGACGCAGGGCTAGAGGATGaaacatcaggaagcagaggggtggGGGGCCAGCTCAGGGGGAGAGGCAGCACCTCTTACATCTTCTTATaatcatttcttcttctataaTCTTCTTTACCTATGCAATCCAACTATTTCataatatattaacataaaacacaaatatattgGCGTGTACTTAACTAtagtatataatttatattaatgtCATTTATACATCACATTTACACGTTAATATCTTAATAGTGTCTGAGCATATACTATTACTATAATATAATTAGTTTCATGAATATGCTATTACTATATTATTatcctacatgtgtgtatacttCATACTCTCACAATGATAGGAAGAAGAGAGATGTATGAAAgctatatatatttcttttttaatacataTTCAGCTAACTGGGGTTAAGGTTGGAATCTGAATTCTTTATTTGtcctcagccatttgtccagtAGTTGATCCTTCCTTTCCCCATTGATTTCAAATTGTTGCTCAGTCTCTCCTCAACATTTCAGCCTCTTAGTGGTCCTCAGCAACCTCAGATGGGTTCCTTGGTCCATGTTTAGCCAAGTAAGGACCTTGCTGAGAGCTCCTATATCTCAAGTCTGGGAGGACATCTGCTCAGCTGAGAAGCCTTTGGCACACACTGGGAAAAGCCCCAAACCCACAGTGACATCGGAGACATAAATGCCAAGAATTGCATGGTAGTGGGTTTGGGGACAAGGGAAGTGCCCATGAGGAGGAAGTGAGAGCGGATGCCTGGGCAGAGATGGGCACAGTGTCAGCCTGGCTGATGTTTGGGGCTGTGAATTCCAAAAGACATGACTGTTACACATCAATCTGCATTCCTTGGGGACAAATAGCCTGAGTCAGTTCAGAACCTAGGGAAgttgaatttaaataaaattctccaCCGGGAGATCAGATGGCGGCTGTGGGAGGTGGAGTGTGGAGGGCAATGTCTCTTCTATTGCCCTTGTTCCAAAGTATCCCCTATTTCTAGTCAGCTGCCAacgaaagaaaattttattacgcatggcttaaaaagaaaatattcattgtTCCTTTGTCTGACAAGATTCGCCCATGTAGCTGAGGACAGCCTTGGGCACACATCTTCCTGTCTTAACCTCCAGAGGGCGAAGATGACAGGCGTGCCTTCACACCCAGCttgagattttattattatttttttcttctcaccaAATAAGCACAGAGGCCACGGTCTTTATTatcttctgtcttctttcccACCCTACACTGCAAGATGTCAAGGAGCTGAGAAGTGGTGAGG
Coding sequences:
- the Il10 gene encoding interleukin-10 produces the protein MPGSALLCCLLLLAEVGTSRGHNTQEGINCTHFPDSQTYTLRELRAAFDQVKTFFQKKDQLDSILLTDSLMKDFKGYLGCQALSEMIQFYLVEVMPQAENHGPEIKEHLNFLGEKLKTLRRRLQRCHRFLPCENKSKAVEQVKSDFNKLQENGVYKAMSEFDIFINCIEAYITIRMKN